A stretch of Prunus dulcis chromosome 6, ALMONDv2, whole genome shotgun sequence DNA encodes these proteins:
- the LOC117631162 gene encoding pentatricopeptide repeat-containing protein At4g02750-like isoform X2, with protein sequence MLRPGAGYIFRCLLSPQFKLFSTQDVYVCNVKIGALSRAGKIEAARQLFDEMPTKDVVTWNAIVTGYRKNGYFGESKRLFGLMPARNVVSWNSMIAGCFENEMVDEAFRYFRSMPERNIASWTAMISGYVKYDRLEEASRLFEDMPRRNVISYTAMIDGYAKKGDLERARALFDCMPHKNAVSWTVLISGYVENGKFDEARELYEQMPEKNVVAMTAMVTGYSKEGKMGEARTLFDQIQCKDHVSWNAMITGYTQNGSGEEALKLHSQKLKIGLRPDKWTLVSVLTACSTLALLKEGRQAHVLIIKHGYESNLSICNALITMYSKCGAILDSELAFKQIESPDLVSWNTIVAAFTQHGLYERALAFFNQMGLLDFQPDGITFLSLLSACAHAGKVNESIDLFEAMVSNYGIAPRSGHYACLVDILSRAGQLEKACKIIQEMPFDADCRIWGSLLASCSVYVNVQIGELAAKKILDLNPHSSGPYVSLSNIYAAAGKWRDVARLRTLMKEHGVKKQHAHSWTEIGNKVHIFLGGDISHPDIDKIHLMLKRISLHMAVDDFAEIGVPWSCSY encoded by the exons ATGCTTAGGCCTG GTGCTGGTTACATTTTCCGCTGCTTGCTTTCTCCGCAGTTTAAGCTTTTCTCAACCCAAGATGTATATGTTTGCAACGTCAAGATTGGTGCCTTATCAAGAGCGGGTAAGATTGAAGCCGCCCGCCaattgtttgatgaaatgcccACGAAAGACGTTGTTACATGGAATGCTATCGTTACTGGGTACCGGAAAAATGGGTACTTTGGAGAATCAAAGAGACTGTTCGGATTGATGCCTGCTAGGAATGTGGTGTCCTGGAATTCCATGATAGCCGGGTGTTTCGAGAATGAGATGGTTGATGAGGCTTTCAGGTACTTTCGGTCGATGCCGGAGAGAAATATTGCTTCTTGGACTGCTATGATATCAGGTTATGTGAAATATGATCGGCTGGAGGAAGCTAGTAGGCTTTTTGAAGACATGCCGAGGAGGAATGTTATTTCTTATACGGCAATGATTGATGGGTATGCAAAGAAAGGAGACCTAGAGCGGGCAAGAGCACTTTTTGATTGCATGCCCCATAAGAATGCCGTTTCTTGGACCGTGCTGATCAGTGGGTATGTGGAGAATGGGAAGTTTGATGAAGCAAGGGAATTGTACGAGCAGATGCCAGAGAAAAATGTAGTTGCAATGACCGCTATGGTCACAGGGTACTCTAAGGAGGGGAAGATGGGGGAGGCGAGAACTTTATTTGATCAAATTCAGTGTAAGGACCATGTCTCCTGGAATGCAATGATAACAG GCTACACACAAAATGGCAGCGGAGAGGAAGCATTGAAGTTACATTCACAGAAGCTCAAGATTGGTTTGCGTCCAGATAAATGGACCCTTGTTTCGGTTCTTACTGCCTGTTCTACTCTTGCATTACTTAAAGAAGGGAGACAAGCTCACGTACTCATTATCAAACATGGGTATGAATCAAATTTATCCATATGTAATGCTTTGATTACCATGTACAGCAAATGTGGTGCAATCCTTGATTCTGAGTTAGCGTTCAAACAAATTGAGAGTCCAGACCTTGTCTCATGGAACACCATTGTTGCTGCATTTACACAGCATGGTCTCTATGAGAGAGCTCTTGCTTTTTTCAACCAGATGGGGTTGCTTGACTTTCAGCCAGATGGTATAACATTTCTTAGTCTGTTATCTGCTTGTGCTCATGCGGGGAAGGTGAATGAAAGCATTGATTTGTTTGAGGCAATGGTTAGTAATTATGGTATTGCCCCTAGATCGGGCCATTATGCTTGCTTGGTTGATATTTTGAGTCGAGCAGGTCAGTTAGAGAAGGCTTGCAAGATAATCCAAGAGATGCCATTCGATGCAGACTGTCGGATATGGGGTTCTCTACTTGCATCTTGCAGTGTTTATGTAAACGTGCAAATAGGGGAACTAGCTGCCAAGAAAATATTAGATCTAAATCCTCATAGTTCTGGGCCTTATGTTTCGTTGTCCAATATATACGCAGCTGCCGGAAAGTGGAGAGATGTTGCAAGATTGAGAACTCTGATGAAAGAGCATGGAGTTAAGAAGCAACACGCGCACAGCTGGACAGAGATTGGAAATAAGGTGCACATTTTCCTGGGAGGGGATATATCCCATCCAGATATTGATAAGATTCATTTGATGCTCAAAAGGATCAGTCTACACATGGCAGTGGATGATTTTGCAGAGATCGGTGTTCCATGGAGCTGTTCTTATTGA
- the LOC117631162 gene encoding pentatricopeptide repeat-containing protein At4g02750-like isoform X1, with the protein MRLILRTPVPANLISGAGYIFRCLLSPQFKLFSTQDVYVCNVKIGALSRAGKIEAARQLFDEMPTKDVVTWNAIVTGYRKNGYFGESKRLFGLMPARNVVSWNSMIAGCFENEMVDEAFRYFRSMPERNIASWTAMISGYVKYDRLEEASRLFEDMPRRNVISYTAMIDGYAKKGDLERARALFDCMPHKNAVSWTVLISGYVENGKFDEARELYEQMPEKNVVAMTAMVTGYSKEGKMGEARTLFDQIQCKDHVSWNAMITGYTQNGSGEEALKLHSQKLKIGLRPDKWTLVSVLTACSTLALLKEGRQAHVLIIKHGYESNLSICNALITMYSKCGAILDSELAFKQIESPDLVSWNTIVAAFTQHGLYERALAFFNQMGLLDFQPDGITFLSLLSACAHAGKVNESIDLFEAMVSNYGIAPRSGHYACLVDILSRAGQLEKACKIIQEMPFDADCRIWGSLLASCSVYVNVQIGELAAKKILDLNPHSSGPYVSLSNIYAAAGKWRDVARLRTLMKEHGVKKQHAHSWTEIGNKVHIFLGGDISHPDIDKIHLMLKRISLHMAVDDFAEIGVPWSCSY; encoded by the exons ATGCGACTTATCCTTCGAACTCCGGTCCCTGCCAATCTCATTTCAGGTGCTGGTTACATTTTCCGCTGCTTGCTTTCTCCGCAGTTTAAGCTTTTCTCAACCCAAGATGTATATGTTTGCAACGTCAAGATTGGTGCCTTATCAAGAGCGGGTAAGATTGAAGCCGCCCGCCaattgtttgatgaaatgcccACGAAAGACGTTGTTACATGGAATGCTATCGTTACTGGGTACCGGAAAAATGGGTACTTTGGAGAATCAAAGAGACTGTTCGGATTGATGCCTGCTAGGAATGTGGTGTCCTGGAATTCCATGATAGCCGGGTGTTTCGAGAATGAGATGGTTGATGAGGCTTTCAGGTACTTTCGGTCGATGCCGGAGAGAAATATTGCTTCTTGGACTGCTATGATATCAGGTTATGTGAAATATGATCGGCTGGAGGAAGCTAGTAGGCTTTTTGAAGACATGCCGAGGAGGAATGTTATTTCTTATACGGCAATGATTGATGGGTATGCAAAGAAAGGAGACCTAGAGCGGGCAAGAGCACTTTTTGATTGCATGCCCCATAAGAATGCCGTTTCTTGGACCGTGCTGATCAGTGGGTATGTGGAGAATGGGAAGTTTGATGAAGCAAGGGAATTGTACGAGCAGATGCCAGAGAAAAATGTAGTTGCAATGACCGCTATGGTCACAGGGTACTCTAAGGAGGGGAAGATGGGGGAGGCGAGAACTTTATTTGATCAAATTCAGTGTAAGGACCATGTCTCCTGGAATGCAATGATAACAG GCTACACACAAAATGGCAGCGGAGAGGAAGCATTGAAGTTACATTCACAGAAGCTCAAGATTGGTTTGCGTCCAGATAAATGGACCCTTGTTTCGGTTCTTACTGCCTGTTCTACTCTTGCATTACTTAAAGAAGGGAGACAAGCTCACGTACTCATTATCAAACATGGGTATGAATCAAATTTATCCATATGTAATGCTTTGATTACCATGTACAGCAAATGTGGTGCAATCCTTGATTCTGAGTTAGCGTTCAAACAAATTGAGAGTCCAGACCTTGTCTCATGGAACACCATTGTTGCTGCATTTACACAGCATGGTCTCTATGAGAGAGCTCTTGCTTTTTTCAACCAGATGGGGTTGCTTGACTTTCAGCCAGATGGTATAACATTTCTTAGTCTGTTATCTGCTTGTGCTCATGCGGGGAAGGTGAATGAAAGCATTGATTTGTTTGAGGCAATGGTTAGTAATTATGGTATTGCCCCTAGATCGGGCCATTATGCTTGCTTGGTTGATATTTTGAGTCGAGCAGGTCAGTTAGAGAAGGCTTGCAAGATAATCCAAGAGATGCCATTCGATGCAGACTGTCGGATATGGGGTTCTCTACTTGCATCTTGCAGTGTTTATGTAAACGTGCAAATAGGGGAACTAGCTGCCAAGAAAATATTAGATCTAAATCCTCATAGTTCTGGGCCTTATGTTTCGTTGTCCAATATATACGCAGCTGCCGGAAAGTGGAGAGATGTTGCAAGATTGAGAACTCTGATGAAAGAGCATGGAGTTAAGAAGCAACACGCGCACAGCTGGACAGAGATTGGAAATAAGGTGCACATTTTCCTGGGAGGGGATATATCCCATCCAGATATTGATAAGATTCATTTGATGCTCAAAAGGATCAGTCTACACATGGCAGTGGATGATTTTGCAGAGATCGGTGTTCCATGGAGCTGTTCTTATTGA
- the LOC117631163 gene encoding histone H3.3 yields the protein MARTKQTARKSTGGKAPRKQLATKAARKSAPTTGGVKKPHRYRPGTVALREIRKYQKSTELLIRKLPFQRLVREIAQDFKTDLRFQSHAVLALQEAAEAYLVGLFEDTNLCAIHAKRVTIMPKDIQLARRIRGERA from the exons ATGGCCCGTACCAAGCAAACTGCTCGTAAGTCAACTGGAGGAAAGGCTCCAAGGAAGCAGCTCGCTACCAAG GCTGCCCGTAAGTCTGCACCGACCACTGGAGGAGTCAAGAAGCCCCACAGATACCGCCCTGGTACTGTTGCTCTTCG TGAAATTCGTAAGTACCAGAAGAGTACTGAGCTCCTGATCAGGAAGTTGCCATTCCAGAGGCTTGTTCGTGAAATTGCCCAGGACTTCAAG ACTGATCTGCGTTTCCAGAGCCATGCGGTGCTCGCACTGCAGGAGGCAGCTGAGGCTTACCTTGTGGGTCTGTTTGAGGACACCAACCTTTGTGCCATCCATGCCAAGCGTGTTACCATCATGCCGAAGGATATCCAGCTGGCTAGGAGGATCAGGGGTGAACGTGCTTAA
- the LOC117631161 gene encoding protein SCAI: MSDNDVVSGTFRALVESADRKFARVRDVPAYGRVHNQHYFHKVFKAYMRLWKYQQEKRSKLIEAGLNRWEIGEIASRIGQLYFGQYMRTSEARFLVEAYVFYEAILSRSYFEGSNSSSKAFGKKDLGVRFKELRFYARFLLVSLILNRTEMVQLLAERFKALVDDCKANYRETNFKEWRLVVQEIVRFMKVDTAFMNVRPLRYSTLFDSHPSSLPYVARFHAKRVLKFQDALLTSYHRNEVKFAELTLDTYRMLQCLEWEPSGSFYQKRAVESKENGTFIDHSGASAASGVIDMNLAADMTDPTLPPNPRKAVIYRPSVTHLIAVMATICEELPLDSIMLVYLSASGKAGRNNVTQAYNSGGSHKSSKNKVPLPAQNNSMPESCINNKGESSGYYDQYLWFGPRGNGGLSNLYPGDIIPFTRRPLFLIIDSDNSHAFKVLHGAERGETAALFLSPLRPAFKNPADADLMQNGSQFTFFLTAPLSAFCQLVGFSSSDTEAEVYNNAESILSAAFSEWEVILCTSTSLDLVWAQVISDPFLRRLILRFIFCRAVLSFFCPPEDSEQYLPICLPLLPISVSPDSEVVQSAVHRVAKHLNVSDFFHFVDT, from the exons ATGTCCGACAACGATGTCGTTTCGGGGACTTTCCGAGCGCTGGTGGAGAGCGCGGACCGGAAGTTCGCTAGGGTTCGCGACGTGCCGGCGTACGGACGTGTCCACAACCAGCACTACTTCCACAAGGTCTTCAAGGCCTACATGCGCCTCTGGAAGTACCAGCAGGAGAAACGGTCCAAGCTTATCGAGGCCGGTCTGAACCGCTGGGAAATCGGCGAGATCGCGAGCCGGATCGGCCAGCTCTACTTCGGCCAGTACATGAGGACCAGCGAGGCCAGGTTCCTCGTCGAGGCCTACGTCTTCTACGAGGCCATTCTTAGCCGGAGCTACTTTGAGGGGTCCAATTCCAGTTCCAAAGCTTTCGGGAAGAAGGATCTCGGCGTTCGGTTCAAGGAGTTGAGGTTCTACGCCCGGTTTTTGCTCGTTTCGTTGATTTTGAACCGGACCGAGATGGTTCAACTTCTCGCTGAGCGGTTCAAGGCTCTTGTTGATGACTGCAAAGCCAATTATCGG GAAACTAATTTTAAAGAATGGAGGCTAGTGGTGCAAGAAATTGTTCGATTTATGAAAGTTGATACGGCCTTTATGAATGTCAGGCCATTGCGATACTCCACCTTGTTTGATTCACATCCGTCATCTCTTCCATATGTGGCTCGTTTCCATGCAAAGagggttttaaaatttcaagatgCATTGCTGACAAGCTATCATCGTAATGAg GTCAAATTTGCTGAACTTACATTGGACACTTACCGAATGCTGCAATGTTTGGAATGGGAGCCAAGCGGGTCTTTCTACCAAAAGCGTGCAGTGGAATCCAAAGAGAATGGCACTTTTATTGATCACTCCGGGGCTTCTGCCGCATCTGGAGTAATCGATATGAACTTGGCTGCGGACATGACTGATCCAACTTTACCTCCAAATCCAAGGAAAGCGGTTATTTACCGTCCATCTGTGACACATTTGATTGCG GTGATGGCTACAATATGCGAGGAGCTCCCTCTCGACAGTATTATGCTAGTGTATCTGTCAGCCTCAG GGAAGGCTGGTCGTAATAATGTTACTCAGGCGTACAACTCTGGAGGATCACATAAATcctcaaaaaataaagttccTCTCCCAGCTCAGAATAATTCTATGCCTGAATCTTGTATAAACAACAAGGGAGAGTCAAGTGGCTATTATGACCAATATTTGTGGTTTGGCCCTAGAGGAAATGGTG GTTTGAGTAACCTCTACCCTGGCGACATAATTCCTTTTACTCGGAGACCTCTTTTCTTGATAATAGATAGTGACAACAGCCATGCATTCAAG GTTTTACATGGTGCGGAAAGAGGAGAGACAGCTGCTCTGTTTCTTTCACCTTTGAGACCAGCATTCAAGAACCCAGCTGATGCTGAtttgatgcaaaatggaaGTCAGTTTACCTTTTTCTTGACTGCTCCTCTGTCAGCATTCTGCCAATTAGTTGGCTTCTCCTCTTCTGATACTGAAGCA GAGGTTTATAACAATGCTGAAAGCATCCTCTCTGCTGCCTTCTCTGAGTGGGAAGTTATTCTTTGTACATCAACAAGCCTGGATCTGGTATGGGCACAAGTTATTTCTGATCCATTTCTGCGGCGACTTATTCTGAG ATTTATTTTCTGCAGAGCTGTGCTTTCATTCTTCTGTCCTCCAGAAGATAGCGAGCAGTATTTGCCGATTTGCCTACCTCTTCTTCCCATTTCTGTTTCTCCAGATTCTGAAGTTGTGCAGTCTGCCGTCCACCGGGTTGCAAAGCACCTCAACGTCTCTGACTTTTTTCACTTTGTTGACACATGA
- the LOC117631258 gene encoding homeobox-leucine zipper protein ATHB-6-like isoform X1, with protein sequence MKRLGSSDSLGAMISICPSTAEEHSPRNNHVYRRDFQSMLDGLDEEGCVEEGGHVSEKKRRLSVEQVKALEKNFEVENKLEPERKVKLAQELGLQPRQVAVWFQNRRARWKTKQLERDFGVLKANYDSLKLNYDNLQHENEALVKEIKQLKSKLQEENTESNNLSVKEEQMVAKDQSNYKVVDHELSKSPPPPPLGSSVPATESKELNFESFNNNNNGAVGLAAVSLFPDFKDGSSDSDSSAILNEDNSPNLTISSSGMLQNHQLMKSPASTSLKFNCCSSSSPSSSSMNCFQFQKTYHPQFVKIEEHNFFSSEEACSFFSDEQAPTLQWCCPDQWN encoded by the exons ATGAAGAGACTTGGAAGCTCAGATTCATTGGGTGCTATGATTTCCATCTGCCCATCAACAG CAGAGGAACACAGTCCAAGAAACAACCATGTTTACCGGAGAGATTTCCAGTCCATGTTGGATGGCTTAGATGAAGAAGGGTGCGTGGAAGAGGGTGGCCATGTTTccgagaagaagagaagattaAGCGTTGAACAAGTGAAGGCCTTGGAGAAAAATTTCGAGGTGGAGAACAAGCTTGAACCAGAAAGGAAAGTGAAGCTTGCCCAAGAACTTGGCCTCCAGCCAAGACAAGTTGCTGTGTGGTTTCAAAACCGCCGTGCTCGTTGGAAGACCAAGCAATTGGAACGTGACTTTGGCGTTCTCAAGGCCAATTATGACTCTCTCAAGCTCAATTATGACAACCTCCAACATGAGAATGAAGCTCTTGtgaaggag ATAAAGCAATTGAAATCAAAGTTGCAAGAGGAAAACACAGAGAGCAATAATCTGTCGGTGAAAGAAGAGCAAATGGTTGCAAAAGATCAATCCAATTACAAAGTGGTTGATCATGAGCTGAGCAaatccccaccaccaccacctcttgGTTCCTCTGTTCCAGCAACAGAGTCCAAAGAGCTCAACTTTGAGAgcttcaacaacaacaacaatggaGCAGTGGGCTTAGCAGCTGTCTCATTGTTCCCAGATTTCAAAGACGGGTCATCAGACAGTGACTCAAGTGCAATCTTGAACGAAGACAACAGTCCAAACTTGACCATTTCTTCATCTGGGATGCTGCAAAACCACCAGCTCATGAAGTCTCCAGCTTCCACTTCACTCAAATTCAACTgctgctcctcctcctcaccTTCCTCGTCATCCATGAATTGCTTCCAGTTCCAGAAGACCTATCATCCTCAGTTTGTGAAGATAGAGGAGCACAATTTCTTCAGTAGTGAGGAGGCTTGCAGCTTCTTCTCTGATGAGCAAGCACCTACACTTCAGTGGTGCTGCCCTGATCAATGGAACTAA
- the LOC117631258 gene encoding homeobox-leucine zipper protein ATHB-6-like isoform X2 produces MKRLGSSDSLGAMISICPSTEEHSPRNNHVYRRDFQSMLDGLDEEGCVEEGGHVSEKKRRLSVEQVKALEKNFEVENKLEPERKVKLAQELGLQPRQVAVWFQNRRARWKTKQLERDFGVLKANYDSLKLNYDNLQHENEALVKEIKQLKSKLQEENTESNNLSVKEEQMVAKDQSNYKVVDHELSKSPPPPPLGSSVPATESKELNFESFNNNNNGAVGLAAVSLFPDFKDGSSDSDSSAILNEDNSPNLTISSSGMLQNHQLMKSPASTSLKFNCCSSSSPSSSSMNCFQFQKTYHPQFVKIEEHNFFSSEEACSFFSDEQAPTLQWCCPDQWN; encoded by the exons ATGAAGAGACTTGGAAGCTCAGATTCATTGGGTGCTATGATTTCCATCTGCCCATCAACAG AGGAACACAGTCCAAGAAACAACCATGTTTACCGGAGAGATTTCCAGTCCATGTTGGATGGCTTAGATGAAGAAGGGTGCGTGGAAGAGGGTGGCCATGTTTccgagaagaagagaagattaAGCGTTGAACAAGTGAAGGCCTTGGAGAAAAATTTCGAGGTGGAGAACAAGCTTGAACCAGAAAGGAAAGTGAAGCTTGCCCAAGAACTTGGCCTCCAGCCAAGACAAGTTGCTGTGTGGTTTCAAAACCGCCGTGCTCGTTGGAAGACCAAGCAATTGGAACGTGACTTTGGCGTTCTCAAGGCCAATTATGACTCTCTCAAGCTCAATTATGACAACCTCCAACATGAGAATGAAGCTCTTGtgaaggag ATAAAGCAATTGAAATCAAAGTTGCAAGAGGAAAACACAGAGAGCAATAATCTGTCGGTGAAAGAAGAGCAAATGGTTGCAAAAGATCAATCCAATTACAAAGTGGTTGATCATGAGCTGAGCAaatccccaccaccaccacctcttgGTTCCTCTGTTCCAGCAACAGAGTCCAAAGAGCTCAACTTTGAGAgcttcaacaacaacaacaatggaGCAGTGGGCTTAGCAGCTGTCTCATTGTTCCCAGATTTCAAAGACGGGTCATCAGACAGTGACTCAAGTGCAATCTTGAACGAAGACAACAGTCCAAACTTGACCATTTCTTCATCTGGGATGCTGCAAAACCACCAGCTCATGAAGTCTCCAGCTTCCACTTCACTCAAATTCAACTgctgctcctcctcctcaccTTCCTCGTCATCCATGAATTGCTTCCAGTTCCAGAAGACCTATCATCCTCAGTTTGTGAAGATAGAGGAGCACAATTTCTTCAGTAGTGAGGAGGCTTGCAGCTTCTTCTCTGATGAGCAAGCACCTACACTTCAGTGGTGCTGCCCTGATCAATGGAACTAA